The following are encoded together in the Lathyrus oleraceus cultivar Zhongwan6 chromosome 3, CAAS_Psat_ZW6_1.0, whole genome shotgun sequence genome:
- the LOC127128400 gene encoding uncharacterized protein LOC127128400 produces the protein MGSPKLPKKRVAFVLIDGLGDVSLPRLGYKTPLQAAKLPNLDGIASAGVNGLMDPVEVGLACGSDTAHLSLLGYDPRVYYRGRGAFESMGAGLAMSPGDIAFKSNFATLDEKTGTVTSRRADRHFEEEGPILCAALDGMKLPSFPQYEVRVRYATEHRCGVVVKGPNLSGNISGTDPLKDNRLLLKAEALDESHEARNTADVVNELSKEITKILVSHPVNAQRAAEGKNIANVVLLRGCGIRIEVTPFADKHGLRPCMVAPTKIIAGLGLSLGIDILEAPGATGDYRTLLTSKATAIAKALSAPSQSCPRVFVPGEDEHKAGPSDGYDFGFLHIKAIDDAGHDKASILKVKALEAVDTAIGQLARLLWEAESTGKFQFFLCVTGDHSTPVEYGDHSFEPVPFSICRLKDFVGAIGESVIRETSLDPFPLPSVKSGEDLAFDLETEEKDGKCSQSYSGDSVYESNEIAAARGCLGRFPGGEMMGIIKNFLNLDAEAI, from the exons ATGGGTAGTCCAAAGTTGCCAAAGAAAAGAGTAGCCTTTGTTTTGATTGATGGGTTGGGTGATGTGTCGCTGCCAAGGTTGGGATACAAGACGCCTCTTCAGGCAGCGAAACTTCCCAATTTGGATGGGATAGCATCTGCTGGGGTTAATGGATTAATGGACCCTGTAGAAGTTGGCTTAGCTTGTGGAAGTGATACTGCTCATCTTTCTCTCTTGGGTTATGATCCTCGAGTTTATTATCGTGGTCGAGGGGCATTTGAATCCATGGGGGCTGGATTGGCCATGTCGCCGGGTGACATTGCTTTTAAG TCAAATTTTGCAACTCTTGATGAGAAAACTGGAACTGTCACTAGTAGGAGAGCTGACAGGCACTTTGAAGAAGAAGGTCCCATACTATGTGCCGCCCTCGATGGAATGAAGCTTCCATCTTTCCCTCAATATGAAGTCAGAGTCAG GTATGCTACAGAACATAGATGTGGAGTGGTTGTTAAAGGACCAAATTTGAGTGGAAATATATCCGGGACAGACCCGTTAAAGGACAACCGCTTACTTTTGAAAGCAGAAGCTTTAGATGAATCTCATGAAGCAAGGAACACTGCTGATGTTGTTAATGAGCTGTCTAAGGAAATAACGAAAATTTTGGTTTCTCATCCTGTGAATGCTCAACGTGCCGCAGAAGGGAAGAATATTGCAAATGTTGTCCTTTTAAGAGGATGTGGCATTCGAATTGAG GTTACGCCATTTGCAGATAAACACGGTTTGAGGCCATGCATGGTAGCTCCAACGAAAATAATTGCTGGTCTAGGCTTATCACTTGGTATTGATATTCTAGAAGCACCTGGAGCAACCGGAGACTATCGAACTCTACTAACTTCGAAAGCAACAGCAATAGCTAAGGCGCTCTCGGCTCCTTCGCAGTCTTGCCCCCGAGTTTTTGTACCTGGAGAGGATGAGCATAAAGCAGGTCCCTCAGATGGCTATGACTTTGGATTCCTTCATATTAAG GCAATAGATGATGCAGGCCATGACAAAGCAAGCATTCTCAAAGTCAAAGCATTAGAAGCTGTTGATACTGCAATCGGGCAGTTGGCAAGATTACTCTGGGAAGCAGAATCAACAGGAAAATTTCAGTTTTTCCTTTGTGTCACAGGAGACCATTCTACACCAGTAGAATACGGAGATCACAGCTTTGAACCAGTTCCGTTTTCTATTTGTCGGTTGAAGGACTTCGTAGGTGCAATTGGCGAATCCGTTATTCGCGAAACTTCTCTTGATCCATTTCCTCTTCCAAGTGTCAAGTCCGGCGAAGATTTGGCTTTCGATTTGGAAACAGAAGAGAAAGACGGCAAATGCTCTCAATCTTATAGCGGCGATTCAGTATATGAATCAAATGAAATTGCAGCTGCAAGGGGGTGTTTGGGGCGGTTCCCTGGAGGAGAAATGATGGGAATCATAAAGAATTTCCTTAACTTAGATGCAGAAGCTATTTAA
- the LOC127128403 gene encoding uncharacterized protein LOC127128403, translated as MGSPKLPKKRVAFVLIDGLGDVSLPRLGYKTPLQAAKLPNLDGIASAGVNGLMDPVEVGLACGSDTAHLSLLGYDPRVYYRGRGAFESMGAGLAMSPGDIAFKSNFATLDEKTGTVTSRKADRHFEEEGPILCAALDGMKLPSFPQYEVRVRYATEHRCGVVVKGPNLSGNISGTDPLKDNRLLLKAEALDESHEARNTADVVNELSKEITKILVSHPVNAQRAAEGKNIANVVLLRGCGIRIEVTPFADKHGLRPCMVAPTKIIAGLGLSLGIDILEAPGATGDYRTLLTSKATAIAKALSAPSQSSPRVFVPGEDEHKAGPSDGYDFGFLHIKAIDDAGHDKASILKVKALEAVDTAIGQLARLLWEAESTGKFQFFLCVTGDHSTPVEYGDHSFEPVPFSICRLKDFVGAIGESVIRETSLDPFPLPSVKSGEDLAFDLETEEKDGKCSQSYSGDSVYESNEIAAARGCLGRFPGGEMMGIIKNFLNLDAEAI; from the exons GGTTAATGGATTAATGGACCCTGTAGAAGTTGGCTTAGCTTGTGGAAGTGATACTGCTCATCTTTCTCTCTTGGGTTATGATCCTCGAGTTTATTATCGTGGTCGAGGGGCATTTGAATCCATGGGGGCTGGATTGGCCATGTCGCCGGGTGACATTGCTTTTAAG TCAAATTTTGCAACTCTTGATGAGAAAACTGGAACTGTCACTAGTAGGAAAGCTGACAGGCACTTTGAAGAAGAAGGTCCCATACTATGTGCCGCCCTCGATGGAATGAAGCTTCCATCTTTCCCTCAATATGAAGTCAGAGTCAG GTATGCTACAGAACATAGATGTGGAGTGGTTGTTAAAGGACCAAATTTGAGTGGAAATATATCCGGGACAGACCCGTTAAAGGACAACCGCTTACTTTTGAAAGCAGAAGCTTTAGATGAATCTCATGAAGCAAGGAACACTGCTGATGTTGTTAATGAGCTGTCTAAGGAAATAACGAAAATTTTGGTTTCTCATCCTGTGAATGCTCAACGTGCCGCAGAAGGGAAGAATATTGCAAATGTTGTCCTTTTAAGAGGATGTGGCATTCGAATTGAG GTTACGCCATTTGCAGATAAACACGGTTTGAGGCCATGCATGGTAGCTCCAACGAAAATAATTGCTGGTCTAGGCTTATCACTTGGTATTGATATTCTAGAAGCACCTGGAGCAACCGGAGACTATCGAACTCTACTAACTTCGAAAGCAACAGCAATAGCTAAGGCGCTCTCGGCTCCTTCGCAGTCTAGCCCCCGAGTTTTTGTACCTGGAGAGGATGAGCATAAAGCAGGTCCCTCAGATGGCTATGACTTTGGATTCCTTCATATTAAG GCAATAGATGATGCAGGCCATGACAAAGCAAGCATTCTCAAAGTCAAAGCATTAGAAGCTGTTGATACTGCAATCGGGCAGTTGGCAAGATTACTCTGGGAAGCAGAATCAACAGGAAAATTTCAGTTTTTCCTTTGTGTCACAGGAGACCATTCTACACCAGTAGAATACGGAGATCACAGCTTTGAACCAGTTCCGTTTTCTATTTGTCGGTTGAAGGACTTCGTAGGTGCAATTGGCGAATCCGTTATTCGCGAAACTTCTCTAGATCCATTTCCTCTTCCAAGTGTCAAGTCCGGCGAAGATTTGGCTTTCGATTTGGAAACAGAAGAGAAAGACGGCAAATGCTCTCAATCTTATAGCGGCGATTCAGTATATGAATCAAATGAAATTGCAGCTGCAAGGGGGTGTTTGGGGCGGTTCCCTGGAGGAGAAATGATGGGAATCATAAAGAATTTCCTTAACTTAGATGCAGAAGCTATTTAA